One window of Dyadobacter sandarakinus genomic DNA carries:
- the pta gene encoding phosphate acetyltransferase, which translates to MTKNIFIASAEPYSGKSVVALGLIHMLLGKTKKVGFFKPIISQQVPDTKDKHIETILSYFSLPIAYEDTFAFTRQEVLQQSESQNWGGIIETVIRKFKELEEAYDFTVIEGSDFLGEGIAFEFETNAAIAKNLGAPVLMIVNGEGKTTAQIINAALSVYRNFEMREVQVLGIIANRVKPEQVEDVRQLLQMQVSDDIMVSVFPWERSLHSPTLREITDALGARVLFGEQLLSNQADHFITGAMMLPNFLNHIKENVLVVTPGDRGDILIGTLQANLSANYPKVAGIVLTAGTEPEEPVLRLIEGLQTVIPILAVQKGTFETTTTIGAIHSRISADNIKKIELAVRTFEKYTDMQVLDDKIIKFESEGITPHMFQYQLVKRAKSRKKHIVLPEGNDDRVLKAATQLVAQGIVDLTILGKPAEVGASFRRLGLNPDMQFISIVNPAASDYYEEYVQTLYALRKNKNANEEIARDLMTDVSYFGTMMVYKGHADGMVSGAVHTTQQTIRPALQFIKTKPGVSLVSSVFFMCLPERVAVFGDCAVNPNPTAEQLAEIAICSAESSAAFGIEPRIAMLSYSSGTSGEGEDVERVREATAIVRARRPDLKIEGPIQYDAAVDPIVGSQKISNSEVAGKASVLIFPDLNTGNNTYKAVQRETGALAIGPMLQGLSKPINDLSRGCSVEDIFNTVIITAIQAQEADA; encoded by the coding sequence ATGACAAAAAATATCTTCATCGCATCCGCCGAACCTTATTCCGGCAAATCTGTGGTGGCACTCGGATTGATCCACATGCTGCTGGGCAAGACAAAAAAGGTGGGCTTTTTCAAGCCTATCATCTCCCAGCAGGTGCCAGATACAAAGGATAAGCACATTGAAACCATCCTGAGCTACTTTTCCCTGCCCATCGCTTATGAAGACACTTTTGCCTTCACGCGCCAGGAGGTTTTGCAGCAGAGTGAATCCCAGAACTGGGGCGGTATCATCGAAACCGTGATCAGGAAGTTCAAAGAGCTGGAAGAAGCTTATGATTTCACAGTTATTGAAGGCAGCGACTTTCTCGGCGAAGGGATTGCATTTGAATTTGAAACCAATGCTGCGATTGCCAAAAACCTCGGCGCGCCCGTACTGATGATTGTAAATGGGGAAGGTAAAACCACGGCCCAGATCATCAACGCTGCATTGAGCGTATACAGGAACTTCGAAATGCGTGAGGTGCAGGTATTAGGGATTATTGCAAACCGTGTAAAACCGGAGCAGGTAGAGGATGTGCGGCAATTGCTGCAAATGCAGGTGAGTGACGACATTATGGTGAGCGTTTTTCCCTGGGAGCGAAGCCTGCACAGCCCGACTCTGCGCGAGATCACCGATGCACTCGGCGCCAGGGTTTTGTTTGGCGAGCAGCTGCTTTCCAATCAGGCCGACCATTTTATTACGGGCGCCATGATGCTGCCTAACTTTCTCAACCATATCAAGGAAAACGTACTCGTCGTAACACCGGGCGACCGGGGCGATATTCTCATTGGTACCTTGCAGGCCAACCTGTCGGCCAATTATCCGAAGGTTGCGGGCATTGTACTCACGGCCGGCACCGAGCCGGAGGAGCCGGTACTCCGACTGATCGAGGGTTTGCAAACGGTAATACCGATCCTGGCCGTGCAGAAAGGTACTTTTGAAACCACAACAACCATCGGCGCCATTCATTCGAGGATCAGTGCGGATAATATTAAAAAGATTGAGCTGGCGGTGCGGACTTTTGAAAAGTACACGGACATGCAGGTGCTGGATGACAAGATTATTAAGTTTGAGTCGGAAGGCATTACCCCGCATATGTTTCAGTACCAGCTTGTAAAAAGGGCTAAAAGCCGGAAAAAGCATATCGTACTGCCCGAAGGCAATGACGACCGCGTCCTGAAAGCCGCAACCCAGCTTGTTGCCCAGGGTATTGTTGACCTTACAATCCTTGGCAAGCCGGCAGAGGTAGGGGCTTCTTTCAGGAGGCTAGGGTTAAATCCGGATATGCAGTTCATCAGCATTGTAAATCCTGCTGCCTCGGATTACTATGAGGAGTACGTACAAACCCTGTATGCGCTTCGGAAAAATAAGAATGCCAACGAGGAAATTGCCCGCGACCTTATGACGGACGTATCCTATTTCGGAACTATGATGGTGTATAAAGGACATGCGGACGGTATGGTATCGGGTGCAGTACATACTACCCAGCAGACCATCCGGCCTGCATTGCAGTTTATCAAGACAAAGCCTGGTGTTTCGCTGGTATCGTCCGTGTTCTTTATGTGCCTGCCGGAGCGTGTTGCTGTTTTCGGGGACTGTGCCGTCAATCCGAACCCTACTGCTGAGCAGCTGGCCGAAATTGCGATCTGCTCGGCAGAGAGCAGCGCGGCTTTCGGGATTGAGCCGCGCATTGCAATGCTTTCGTACTCGTCCGGAACGTCGGGAGAGGGAGAGGACGTAGAGCGCGTGCGCGAAGCTACTGCGATCGTCCGCGCGCGCCGGCCTGATCTGAAAATAGAAGGCCCGATCCAGTACGACGCCGCAGTGGACCCGATCGTAGGAAGTCAGAAGATTTCAAACTCGGAAGTAGCCGGAAAGGCAAGTGTCCTTATTTTTCCTGATCTGAATACAGGCAACAATACTTACAAAGCCGTACAGCGTGAAACCGGTGCGCTGGCAATCGGGCCCATGCTGCAGGGGCTCAGCAAGCCGATCAATGACCTCAGCCGCGGCTGCTCGGTGGAGGACATCTTCAATACGGTTATCATTACTGCCATACAGGCACAGGAAGCCGACGCCTGA
- a CDS encoding FAD:protein FMN transferase yields the protein MNFTYFQTIQRRPLHHWFFICIVLFPGLAAAAHAPADSGEKRYTYEKGMMGSPFKLVFYAKDDSLAFRAAKAAFARVEKLNEIMSDYLDGSEINRLSATSGSGQWVPVSKELYEILAISQDISAKTDGAFDATLGPVVQLWRHATRKGIFPPEDEIRDALNRTGFSKLKMNPDGYKVMLTQKGMRLDIGGLGKGFAAEEAIRVLKSFGIRSAMMDAGGKIVLTDAPPASKGWKITVSNGSDSLKTMELANVALATSGPTYRFMEYKGVRYSHIVDPKTGIGLLFHVRTTVISPDGTVADALATAFSVAGIEKSKVYLKRFPGSKVWLVEKQDERVANWNMLE from the coding sequence ATGAACTTCACCTATTTTCAGACAATACAAAGACGCCCGCTGCATCATTGGTTTTTTATCTGCATTGTACTTTTCCCGGGTCTGGCTGCGGCCGCCCATGCACCGGCAGACAGCGGGGAAAAGCGCTATACCTACGAAAAAGGAATGATGGGCTCACCCTTCAAGCTGGTATTCTATGCGAAGGATGATTCCCTTGCATTCCGTGCTGCAAAAGCAGCTTTCGCAAGGGTTGAAAAGCTCAACGAAATCATGAGCGACTATCTGGATGGAAGTGAAATCAACAGATTGTCAGCAACTTCCGGCAGCGGGCAGTGGGTACCTGTAAGTAAGGAATTATATGAAATACTCGCCATATCGCAGGATATCAGTGCCAAAACAGACGGTGCATTCGATGCGACACTTGGGCCGGTGGTGCAATTGTGGCGTCACGCAACCAGAAAGGGAATATTTCCTCCCGAAGATGAAATCCGGGACGCATTGAACCGCACCGGGTTTTCAAAACTGAAAATGAATCCAGACGGTTACAAGGTTATGCTTACCCAGAAAGGCATGCGGCTGGACATTGGCGGATTGGGAAAAGGATTTGCGGCAGAAGAGGCGATCCGCGTACTGAAAAGCTTCGGGATCAGATCGGCTATGATGGATGCAGGCGGCAAAATCGTGCTGACGGATGCACCTCCCGCATCCAAAGGCTGGAAAATTACAGTTTCGAATGGGAGCGATTCGCTCAAAACCATGGAGCTTGCCAATGTTGCCCTGGCTACTTCGGGTCCTACCTATCGTTTTATGGAATACAAAGGGGTACGTTATTCGCACATCGTTGATCCTAAAACAGGCATTGGTCTGTTATTTCATGTGCGGACAACGGTGATCTCACCCGATGGTACCGTGGCAGATGCGCTGGCAACCGCTTTCAGTGTCGCAGGAATCGAGAAAAGCAAAGTTTACCTCAAACGTTTTCCCGGCAGCAAAGTCTGGCTGGTAGAAAAACAGGATGAACGTGTTGCCAACTGGAATATGCTCGAATAA
- a CDS encoding amidase, with product MNRRSFVRLSSSAWLGSLALVRCSSGKTEDKNTAFELSELSIADLQAAMSSGKFTSRSITQLYLDEIARIDKAGPKLRSVIEINPDALSMAEALDTERRKGKLRGPLHGIPILLKDNIDTADKMQTTAGSLALEGNRASADALLTKNLREAGAVILGKTNLSEFANFRSNQSSSGWSSRGGQTRNPYVLDRSPCGSSSGSAVAVAANLCAAAVGTETNGSIACPASMNNIVGIKPTVGLISRTGIIPISATQDTAGPFGRNVADAAALLIAMIGHDVHDHFAKVKEEEILDLPSYLLPGGLKGKRIGVEKSFLKKQAGIDALLQKALEQMRSAGATIVEVEYMKSEDLGEAESTLLQYEFKDGLNKYLANSNAKVKSLQEVIDFNKAHEATAMPTFKQDLLEISQAKGNLDDQEYKAALAKILHVRMLLDSQFTDHQLDALCGPATGPSWCIDPVNGDSWTGYGAYGPAAIAGYPSITVPMGFVQELPVGLSFLGRQYHDRQVVNIGYAYEQISRNRKPPRFLPSIQ from the coding sequence ATGAATAGAAGATCTTTCGTCCGGCTGTCGTCCTCTGCATGGCTGGGCTCGCTGGCGCTTGTGCGATGCTCGTCCGGCAAAACAGAAGACAAAAACACCGCCTTCGAGCTTTCAGAATTGTCCATCGCTGACCTGCAGGCTGCCATGAGCAGCGGAAAATTTACTTCCCGCTCCATTACGCAGCTGTACCTGGACGAAATTGCGCGTATTGATAAAGCCGGCCCAAAGCTGCGTTCGGTAATCGAGATCAATCCCGATGCACTTTCCATGGCCGAGGCACTGGACACTGAGCGCAGGAAAGGCAAACTACGCGGCCCGCTGCATGGCATTCCCATATTGCTGAAGGACAATATCGATACGGCTGACAAAATGCAGACTACCGCCGGCTCACTTGCCCTGGAAGGAAATCGTGCCTCAGCGGATGCATTGTTGACAAAAAACCTTCGCGAGGCCGGAGCGGTAATCCTGGGCAAAACCAACCTGAGTGAATTTGCCAACTTCCGGTCCAATCAATCATCCAGCGGGTGGAGCAGCCGCGGCGGGCAGACGCGGAACCCGTACGTTCTTGACCGTTCTCCCTGCGGATCGAGCTCAGGGTCGGCGGTGGCAGTAGCCGCCAACCTTTGTGCCGCAGCGGTAGGTACTGAAACAAATGGCTCCATCGCCTGCCCTGCTTCCATGAACAACATCGTGGGCATCAAGCCAACCGTCGGGCTGATAAGCCGCACGGGCATTATCCCTATTTCTGCTACCCAGGATACCGCAGGCCCATTTGGCCGGAACGTAGCCGACGCGGCTGCCTTGTTGATTGCCATGATTGGTCATGATGTCCATGATCATTTTGCTAAGGTCAAAGAGGAAGAAATCCTGGACCTGCCCTCGTACCTGCTGCCCGGCGGCCTTAAAGGCAAACGCATTGGTGTGGAAAAATCCTTTCTTAAAAAGCAGGCAGGCATTGACGCACTTTTACAAAAAGCATTGGAACAAATGCGCTCGGCCGGCGCTACAATCGTGGAAGTGGAGTACATGAAAAGCGAAGACCTGGGTGAGGCAGAATCCACTTTGCTGCAATATGAATTCAAGGACGGCCTGAACAAATACCTTGCAAATTCAAATGCAAAAGTAAAATCCTTACAGGAAGTTATTGATTTCAACAAGGCCCATGAAGCTACGGCTATGCCCACCTTCAAGCAGGACCTCCTGGAAATATCCCAGGCAAAGGGAAACCTTGATGATCAGGAATACAAAGCGGCACTTGCAAAGATCCTGCATGTCCGGATGTTGCTCGACAGCCAATTTACCGATCACCAGCTGGATGCGCTCTGCGGACCTGCCACAGGCCCATCCTGGTGTATTGATCCCGTTAATGGCGATTCGTGGACAGGGTATGGTGCTTACGGGCCGGCTGCAATCGCAGGATATCCATCCATCACAGTGCCGATGGGTTTTGTACAGGAACTTCCGGTCGGGCTATCGTTCCTGGGCCGGCAGTACCACGACAGGCAGGTGGTAAACATCGGGTATGCCTACGAGCAGATTTCCAGAAACCGCAAACCGCCCCGGTTTCTGCCCAGCATCCAATAG
- a CDS encoding asparagine synthetase B has product MLKRALFFILLAFSGICQANSILIPMDQLQTNHLKAYGLAYVLLKGEIDVDWLLNYRGGSFMVQYSKTIENECKLRAISYEVLSNAASQQIVAEISNPNVNMDVVKLHKAAKIAVYSPIKISPAEFENTDAVLLVLKYAEIPFDVVYDEEILRGDLPKYDWLHLHHEDFTGQFGKNLRRTTQADIQAQEAIASRFGYAKVSQMKLAVAKSIKEFCAGGGFLFAMCSGAETFDIALAAEGVDIVDNMDGDGIDPDAQSKLDFDKTFAFQNFKLQLDEYDGMNFSDINSSAGRFRGWGESNEYFSLFDFSAKWDVIPAMLVQNHEHLVREFFGQTTAFSKYTIKPSVLVMGTSSSSDRYIYGELGRGQWTFYGGHDPEGRGGGGRRMPTDLNLYPNSPGYRLILNNVLFPSARKKKRKT; this is encoded by the coding sequence ATGCTGAAAAGGGCTTTGTTCTTCATTCTTCTTGCATTTTCCGGAATTTGCCAGGCCAATAGCATCCTGATCCCAATGGACCAGCTGCAGACCAACCATTTGAAAGCATACGGCCTGGCGTATGTTCTGCTGAAAGGGGAAATTGACGTTGACTGGCTGCTCAACTATCGGGGCGGCAGCTTTATGGTGCAGTACAGCAAAACCATTGAAAATGAATGCAAGCTGCGGGCAATTTCCTATGAGGTCCTTTCCAATGCTGCAAGCCAGCAGATCGTTGCTGAGATCAGCAATCCAAATGTCAATATGGACGTCGTAAAGCTGCATAAAGCGGCAAAAATCGCTGTGTACTCACCTATCAAGATCAGTCCGGCAGAGTTTGAAAATACAGATGCCGTGCTGCTGGTGCTGAAATATGCAGAGATCCCTTTTGATGTGGTTTATGATGAAGAAATCCTGCGCGGCGATCTGCCGAAATACGATTGGCTGCATTTGCACCATGAAGATTTCACCGGGCAGTTTGGAAAAAACCTGCGCCGTACTACCCAGGCCGACATTCAGGCGCAGGAAGCAATTGCAAGCCGGTTTGGATATGCCAAGGTTTCGCAGATGAAGCTGGCAGTGGCCAAATCCATCAAGGAGTTCTGTGCCGGCGGAGGATTTTTGTTTGCCATGTGCTCCGGGGCCGAGACTTTCGATATTGCACTGGCAGCCGAGGGCGTGGACATTGTTGACAACATGGATGGTGATGGGATTGATCCGGATGCGCAGTCGAAGCTGGATTTTGATAAAACCTTTGCATTTCAAAACTTCAAATTGCAGCTCGACGAGTACGACGGGATGAACTTTTCGGATATCAACTCATCGGCGGGCCGGTTCCGCGGCTGGGGCGAAAGCAATGAATATTTCAGTTTGTTTGATTTTTCTGCAAAATGGGACGTCATACCCGCTATGCTCGTCCAGAACCATGAACATCTTGTCCGGGAGTTCTTTGGCCAGACTACGGCGTTTTCCAAATACACGATCAAACCCAGTGTGCTGGTAATGGGTACCAGTAGCTCGTCTGACCGGTACATCTATGGGGAACTCGGACGCGGGCAATGGACATTTTACGGCGGACACGATCCGGAGGGGCGCGGAGGAGGGGGTCGCCGGATGCCGACAGATCTTAATTTATATCCCAACTCCCCGGGTTATAGGCTCATCCTGAACAATGTACTCTTTCCTTCGGCTCGCAAGAAGAAGCGCAAGACCTGA
- a CDS encoding Uma2 family endonuclease: MTPITNINQLDLNGTYTYADYLLWRFEERLELIKGRIFKMSPAPNVRHQRISTQLQGRLFNYLKGQSCDLFSAPFDVRLSSSKKLSNSNPEIYTVVQPDLCVVCDASKLDERGCLGAPDLIVEILSPGNSRKEMDLKFQLYEECGVREYWLVEPVENAVFVYVLNDMGVYVGLKPAVSTLRSYIFPDMEIDLEKVFA, translated from the coding sequence ATGACCCCTATAACGAACATCAATCAGCTCGACCTGAACGGTACATACACTTACGCCGACTACCTGCTATGGCGCTTTGAAGAGCGCCTGGAACTGATCAAAGGCCGCATTTTCAAAATGTCGCCTGCGCCCAATGTACGGCACCAGCGGATTTCTACCCAGCTTCAAGGCAGGCTTTTCAATTATCTGAAAGGACAATCCTGTGACCTGTTCAGCGCACCTTTTGATGTGAGACTCTCCAGTTCCAAAAAGTTGTCGAACTCCAATCCGGAAATATATACGGTTGTGCAGCCTGATTTGTGTGTCGTTTGTGATGCATCAAAACTCGATGAACGTGGCTGCCTGGGTGCGCCTGACCTGATTGTGGAAATCCTTTCGCCTGGTAATTCGCGCAAGGAAATGGACCTGAAATTTCAGCTGTATGAAGAATGCGGCGTGCGGGAGTACTGGCTGGTAGAGCCGGTTGAAAATGCCGTATTTGTCTACGTCCTGAATGATATGGGCGTATATGTCGGGCTGAAACCCGCAGTTTCCACGCTGCGCTCCTACATCTTCCCGGACATGGAAATCGACCTCGAAAAGGTTTTTGCGTAA
- a CDS encoding 6-pyruvoyl trahydropterin synthase family protein, whose protein sequence is MIYVTRKEHFNAAHRLFNPAWSDERNQEVFGPCANNNWHGHNFELIVTVKGKPDPDTGFVIDLKVLGDLIKEKIVDKVDHKNLNLDVDFMQGKMASCEIFVTEIWKILAPAISAVSADAKLHYIKLIETPKNFVEYYG, encoded by the coding sequence ATGATTTATGTAACCAGAAAGGAGCATTTCAATGCGGCACACCGACTTTTTAACCCGGCGTGGTCAGACGAGCGGAATCAGGAGGTATTTGGCCCTTGCGCCAATAACAACTGGCATGGACATAATTTTGAGCTGATTGTTACGGTAAAGGGAAAACCTGATCCTGATACCGGCTTTGTGATTGACCTGAAAGTGCTTGGAGATTTGATCAAGGAGAAAATTGTTGATAAGGTTGACCACAAGAACCTGAACCTTGACGTGGACTTCATGCAGGGAAAAATGGCTTCCTGTGAAATATTCGTGACCGAAATCTGGAAAATCCTTGCTCCCGCAATCTCAGCAGTATCCGCTGACGCCAAGCTGCACTACATCAAACTCATCGAAACCCCCAAAAACTTCGTCGAGTACTACGGTTAA
- the rfaD gene encoding ADP-glyceromanno-heptose 6-epimerase codes for MIIVTGAAGFIGSGLISRLNQDGFKSIIAVDDFSKTEKTGNLEGKTILQKVERTDLATWLDEHYRDVEFIFHIGARTDTTEFDKHIFDELNVNYSKMIWEKCVAYQLPLVYASSAATYGLGEHGYDDDESAIGGLKPLNPYGDSKNEFDKWALQQEKKPFFWAGLKFFNVYGPNEYHKGRMASVIFHAYNQINATGKMKLFRSHHPDYRDGEQMRDFIYVKDLIDVCIFLMHHRKNPGIYNLGSGQARTFKDLVTSTFEAMGKQPDISYIDTPADIRDKYQYFTEANMAKLRSIGYENPFTSLEDGIRDYVQQYLATHTYL; via the coding sequence ATGATAATTGTTACAGGTGCAGCCGGATTCATCGGCAGCGGGCTTATCAGCCGCCTTAATCAGGATGGTTTTAAAAGTATCATCGCCGTGGATGATTTTTCCAAAACGGAAAAGACCGGAAACCTGGAAGGCAAAACAATCCTTCAGAAAGTAGAACGAACCGACCTAGCGACGTGGCTCGACGAGCACTACCGCGATGTTGAATTTATCTTTCACATCGGCGCACGCACGGATACGACCGAGTTTGACAAGCATATTTTTGACGAACTCAATGTCAATTATTCCAAAATGATCTGGGAAAAATGCGTGGCCTACCAGCTTCCGCTGGTGTACGCATCCTCAGCAGCTACCTATGGTTTGGGAGAGCATGGCTACGACGACGATGAGTCGGCCATCGGCGGATTGAAACCGCTCAACCCTTACGGAGATTCCAAGAACGAATTTGATAAGTGGGCCCTGCAGCAGGAGAAAAAACCGTTTTTCTGGGCAGGGTTGAAGTTTTTCAATGTATATGGCCCCAACGAGTACCACAAAGGCAGAATGGCATCGGTCATTTTCCATGCCTATAACCAGATCAATGCAACGGGTAAAATGAAGCTTTTCAGATCCCACCATCCTGATTACAGGGACGGAGAACAAATGCGTGATTTTATTTACGTCAAAGACCTGATCGATGTTTGTATATTCCTGATGCACCATCGGAAAAATCCGGGTATTTACAACCTGGGAAGCGGGCAGGCACGGACTTTCAAAGACCTGGTCACCAGCACCTTTGAAGCTATGGGCAAGCAACCCGACATCTCGTATATTGATACACCGGCGGATATCAGGGACAAATACCAGTATTTCACAGAAGCAAACATGGCAAAACTGCGCAGTATCGGCTACGAAAACCCATTTACCTCCCTGGAAGATGGCATCCGCGACTATGTGCAGCAATACCTGGCGACGCACACCTACCTATAA
- the sufB gene encoding Fe-S cluster assembly protein SufB yields MSKEEELLEEITSSEYKYGFVTDIEADEAPAGLNDDIVRFISAKKNEPEWMLQWRLKAYHMWLNMEEPQWPNVHYPKIDFQAIKYYSAPKKKKAVESIDDIDPELRDTFERLGISLNEQKRISGIAVDAVMDSESVFTTFKGTLKEKGIIFCSISEAIREHPDLIRKYLGSVVPPKDNYYAALNSAVFSDGSFVYIPKGVRCPMELSTYFRINAAGTGQFERTLIVGDEDSHVSYLEGCTAPMRDENQLHAAVVEIFAHENANVKYSTVQNWYPGDKDGKGGIYNFVTKRGLCDGAGSKISWTQVETGSAITWKYPSVILKGDNSIGEFYSVAVTNNMQQADTGTKMIHVGKNTKSRIVSKGISAGKSQNSYRGLVQVFKRAEKARNFSQCDSLLLGDKCGAHTFPYIEVSNPSATVEHEATTSKIGEDILFYCNQRGIPTEQAVALIVNGYAKEVLNQLPMEFAVEAQKLLEISLEGSVG; encoded by the coding sequence ATGAGCAAAGAAGAAGAATTGTTGGAAGAAATCACCAGTTCGGAATACAAATATGGTTTTGTAACGGATATCGAGGCGGATGAAGCTCCGGCGGGGTTGAATGATGATATCGTCCGCTTTATCTCTGCCAAGAAAAACGAACCCGAATGGATGCTGCAGTGGAGGCTGAAAGCCTATCATATGTGGCTGAACATGGAAGAGCCTCAATGGCCTAATGTGCATTACCCGAAAATTGATTTTCAGGCCATTAAATATTACTCCGCTCCGAAAAAGAAAAAAGCGGTTGAAAGCATTGACGACATTGACCCCGAGCTGCGCGATACTTTCGAAAGGCTGGGCATTTCATTGAATGAACAAAAGAGGATTTCCGGAATTGCGGTTGATGCCGTGATGGACTCGGAGTCGGTTTTTACGACATTCAAGGGTACGCTCAAAGAAAAAGGAATTATTTTCTGCTCAATCAGCGAGGCAATCCGCGAGCATCCTGACCTGATCAGGAAATACCTGGGATCGGTGGTACCGCCCAAAGACAATTATTATGCAGCGCTTAACTCGGCTGTATTTTCCGACGGATCTTTCGTATACATTCCAAAAGGTGTTCGCTGCCCGATGGAGCTCTCGACTTACTTCCGCATCAATGCGGCAGGTACCGGGCAGTTTGAGCGTACACTGATCGTGGGAGATGAAGACAGCCATGTCAGCTATCTCGAAGGTTGTACTGCACCTATGCGGGACGAAAACCAGTTGCATGCGGCCGTAGTTGAGATTTTTGCGCATGAGAATGCAAATGTTAAATACTCGACCGTTCAGAACTGGTATCCTGGCGACAAGGATGGTAAAGGGGGTATTTACAACTTTGTAACCAAACGCGGACTTTGCGATGGTGCAGGTTCCAAGATCTCCTGGACGCAGGTGGAAACCGGCTCAGCGATCACCTGGAAATATCCGTCTGTGATCCTGAAAGGCGATAACTCAATCGGTGAATTCTACTCGGTAGCAGTGACCAATAACATGCAGCAGGCTGATACAGGTACCAAAATGATCCACGTTGGTAAAAATACCAAAAGCAGGATTGTTTCCAAAGGTATCTCTGCCGGTAAAAGCCAGAACTCCTACCGCGGACTTGTGCAGGTTTTTAAAAGAGCAGAAAAGGCCCGTAACTTTTCACAATGCGACTCGTTGTTGCTGGGTGATAAATGCGGAGCCCATACATTCCCGTACATCGAGGTGAGCAATCCTTCTGCAACTGTCGAGCACGAGGCAACTACTTCAAAAATTGGTGAAGACATTCTTTTTTACTGCAACCAGCGGGGTATTCCTACGGAGCAGGCAGTAGCATTGATCGTAAATGGTTATGCAAAAGAGGTGTTAAACCAGCTTCCGATGGAGTTTGCGGTAGAAGCCCAGAAATTACTTGAGATCAGTCTGGAAGGCAGCGTAGGCTAG
- the lpxB gene encoding lipid-A-disaccharide synthase — protein MKYYLIAGERSGDLHGSNLIKGIRASDPEAEFRGWGGDMMQVEHMKLVTHYKDTAFMGFWEVAKNLGTIRGFLKKCKSDILSWQPDALILIDYPGFNLRIAAFAKSRGLKVFYYISPKVWAWNQRRAWKIKETVDRMFVIFPFEVDFYKKYDFKVDYVGNPLMDAIKAFTPDPAFRAKNNLDSSKPIIALLPGSRRQEIEGMLNVMLAVRPHFPAYQFVIAGVNSLPASLYEQYLANAGVSIVYEATYDLLVNAEAALVTSGTATLETALLGVPEIVCYKTSTISYAVAKRLIRVPYISLVNLIMEKETVRELIQHDLNEEMLVSELKKILPGGQDQARMKSDYAALRQKVGDSGASQRTGSMIVRYLKS, from the coding sequence ATGAAGTACTACCTCATAGCCGGTGAGCGTTCCGGCGACCTGCACGGCTCCAACCTGATCAAGGGCATTCGTGCCAGCGATCCGGAGGCCGAGTTCCGGGGGTGGGGAGGTGATATGATGCAAGTTGAGCACATGAAGCTCGTTACACACTATAAGGATACGGCTTTTATGGGATTTTGGGAGGTCGCCAAAAACCTGGGCACGATCCGGGGGTTTCTGAAAAAGTGTAAGTCCGATATCCTTTCCTGGCAGCCCGATGCGCTGATCCTCATTGATTATCCGGGATTTAATCTTCGTATCGCAGCTTTTGCCAAATCGCGGGGCTTAAAGGTCTTTTATTACATATCCCCCAAGGTATGGGCCTGGAACCAGCGGCGTGCCTGGAAAATTAAAGAGACTGTCGACCGCATGTTCGTAATCTTCCCGTTTGAGGTAGATTTTTATAAAAAGTACGACTTTAAGGTCGACTATGTGGGTAATCCCTTGATGGACGCGATTAAGGCATTTACGCCTGATCCGGCGTTCCGGGCAAAAAATAACCTGGATAGCAGCAAGCCGATCATTGCATTGCTCCCGGGCAGCAGGCGGCAGGAAATCGAGGGAATGCTGAACGTGATGCTGGCAGTGCGGCCGCATTTTCCCGCATATCAGTTTGTTATCGCAGGTGTAAATAGCCTGCCTGCATCTCTATATGAGCAATATCTCGCAAATGCGGGTGTATCCATCGTTTATGAAGCTACCTATGATCTGCTGGTCAATGCAGAGGCTGCATTGGTAACTTCGGGTACTGCTACGCTGGAAACGGCACTGCTCGGTGTGCCTGAAATTGTTTGTTACAAAACCAGTACAATCTCCTACGCCGTAGCCAAAAGGCTTATCCGTGTTCCCTACATTTCGCTGGTCAACCTGATCATGGAAAAAGAGACGGTACGCGAGCTGATCCAGCACGATCTGAATGAAGAGATGCTTGTCAGTGAATTGAAAAAGATCCTGCCCGGTGGCCAGGATCAGGCCCGCATGAAATCAGATTATGCTGCGCTTCGGCAGAAAGTAGGAGATTCCGGCGCATCGCAACGTACCGGCAGTATGATCGTCAGGTATTTGAAAAGCTGA